One Succinispira mobilis DSM 6222 genomic window carries:
- the rsmD gene encoding 16S rRNA (guanine(966)-N(2))-methyltransferase RsmD: MRIITGKIKGMNLFSPQNMNIRPTADRVKESVFNILGNNFWDSIVLDLFAGSGNLGLESWSRGAEAVHFVECNPQSLALLNKNIQKAKVQDYVKVYRNDAIRSIAYFASQEIKFDYIFADPPYNKDFVTKILVQIDEFDIVKENGIIIIEHSTQELIDLTSLNKLSLVRKERYGDTVVSFLKKTIGR; encoded by the coding sequence ATGCGCATTATAACTGGCAAAATCAAGGGGATGAATTTATTTTCACCTCAAAATATGAATATCCGTCCTACGGCGGATCGAGTTAAAGAATCCGTTTTTAATATTTTGGGGAATAATTTTTGGGACAGCATAGTTCTTGATTTATTTGCTGGCAGTGGGAATTTGGGTTTGGAGTCATGGAGCCGTGGGGCGGAAGCAGTTCATTTTGTAGAATGTAATCCACAAAGCTTAGCTTTGCTTAATAAAAATATTCAAAAGGCCAAAGTTCAAGACTATGTAAAAGTTTATCGCAATGATGCTATAAGGTCAATTGCTTATTTTGCCAGTCAAGAAATAAAATTTGACTATATATTTGCAGATCCACCTTATAACAAAGATTTTGTAACAAAGATTTTGGTGCAAATAGATGAATTTGATATTGTAAAAGAAAATGGAATTATTATAATTGAGCATAGTACTCAAGAACTGATTGACTTAACAAGCTTGAATAAGTTATCATTAGTGAGAAAAGAACGTTATGGTGATACCGTGGTTTCCTTTTTGAAAAAAACTATTGGGAGGTAG
- the coaD gene encoding pantetheine-phosphate adenylyltransferase, producing the protein MRIAICPGSFDPVTNGHIDIFKRASLMFDEVIVGVFFNPNKGNPMFTVEQRVAMLKEATKDIPNIRIEAFSGLLNEYVKNEGAQVIVRGLRTLSDFEYEFQRALLIKKIDESIETVFMMTSVEHSYLSSSGMRELLNFGGDIAQFVPCSVKKMIYTYLNDKKQ; encoded by the coding sequence TTGCGTATAGCGATTTGTCCAGGAAGTTTTGATCCTGTAACTAATGGTCATATTGATATTTTTAAACGGGCGAGTTTGATGTTTGATGAGGTAATTGTTGGAGTTTTTTTTAATCCTAATAAGGGAAACCCAATGTTTACGGTTGAACAGCGAGTGGCAATGTTGAAAGAGGCAACAAAGGATATCCCAAATATTAGAATTGAAGCTTTTTCGGGCTTGCTAAATGAATATGTCAAAAATGAAGGAGCTCAGGTAATAGTTAGAGGACTACGAACTTTATCTGATTTTGAATATGAGTTTCAGCGCGCGTTGCTGATAAAGAAAATAGATGAAAGTATTGAAACGGTTTTTATGATGACTAGTGTAGAACATTCTTATTTAAGTTCTTCGGGGATGCGCGAATTGTTGAATTTTGGTGGAGATATTGCGCAGTTTGTACCTTGTAGTGTTAAAAAGATGATTTACACTTACCTAAATGATAAAAAACAATAA
- a CDS encoding tRNA(Met) cytidine acetate ligase, whose product MDNKTIGIITEYNPFHNGHALQIRKIRNLFPNCNIVVVMSGFFLQRGQIALFDKWHRAELAISNGVNLVLELPFNFACRSAETFAFGGVFLLTALKKVDYLAFGAETKNLDDLKTAASLFSSNNFRENLKQLMKKGLSYPQAVDNIMSQYLPIDTVRQANNILAIEYLKALKNLNSNIKPLLIPREVSQYREISIHSSIASATAIREELKGNGLTPLLASTMPKNSFEMLKQLSTNKQLIYAENIFSNLLIYKLRTTSLEYIRQHSDVSEGLEYSICKYSEIYNDYPSLLAALTNKRYPQSRINRLLTQILIGLEKTANPTYIRPLAFDKTGVTFLNKIKNNASLPIITKLGKNFKNIPAELAKCANLKTDIAATNIYQLLYPENNGIHNLDFLTTPKYIK is encoded by the coding sequence ACCCATTTCATAATGGACACGCTTTGCAAATAAGAAAAATTCGCAATCTTTTTCCTAATTGTAACATTGTTGTTGTTATGAGCGGTTTCTTCTTGCAACGTGGTCAAATCGCTTTATTCGACAAGTGGCATCGTGCTGAATTAGCTATCAGCAATGGTGTCAACTTAGTTTTAGAGCTTCCCTTCAATTTCGCTTGTCGTAGCGCTGAAACTTTTGCATTTGGCGGAGTTTTTTTATTAACTGCTTTAAAAAAAGTGGACTATTTAGCTTTTGGAGCGGAAACGAAAAATTTAGATGACTTAAAAACTGCAGCATCTTTGTTTAGTTCAAACAATTTCAGAGAAAATCTAAAACAATTAATGAAAAAAGGCCTGTCTTATCCTCAAGCGGTAGATAATATAATGTCACAATATTTACCTATCGACACCGTCCGACAAGCAAATAACATTTTGGCTATAGAGTACTTAAAAGCCTTAAAAAATTTAAACAGCAACATAAAACCCTTACTAATCCCAAGAGAAGTTTCTCAATACCGCGAAATTTCTATCCATTCTTCTATCGCTAGTGCAACCGCTATTAGAGAAGAATTAAAAGGAAATGGGTTAACGCCACTTCTTGCTAGCACAATGCCCAAAAACTCCTTTGAGATGCTAAAACAACTAAGTACTAATAAACAGCTAATTTATGCAGAAAATATTTTTTCCAATTTATTAATTTATAAATTACGCACCACTTCTTTAGAATACATACGCCAACATAGCGATGTCAGCGAGGGTCTTGAATACAGCATTTGTAAATACTCTGAAATCTACAATGATTATCCTAGCCTTTTAGCAGCACTAACTAACAAGCGTTACCCACAAAGCCGCATTAATCGACTTTTAACGCAAATTCTTATCGGGCTAGAAAAAACCGCTAATCCTACTTATATTCGCCCTTTGGCTTTTGATAAAACCGGAGTAACATTCCTAAATAAAATTAAAAATAACGCGTCTCTGCCTATAATAACTAAATTAGGAAAAAACTTTAAAAATATTCCTGCTGAATTAGCCAAATGCGCTAATTTGAAAACAGATATTGCCGCCACAAACATTTATCAACTGCTTTATCCTGAAAACAATGGTATACATAATCTAGATTTTTTAACAACGCCAAAATATATAAAATAA